A portion of the Armatimonadota bacterium genome contains these proteins:
- a CDS encoding SLBB domain-containing protein produces the protein MKHINIFSMITVFLILVTSASVADTTNTTTAKPTVQTQTGTNNGTNTNFRTQKQGSTPVEGAVAEQTKAEELQESEVLVQQKMADIKGVLEDVNTRIDDLRRQTSRPMQVNMDRLARDLKAAEDELNGIDITKLSPLTKLQREQLQDKMFECDLSMEILNRRWNSEWNVFGMDFFQSAPPVGSPDNRQVPDNYIIRKGDTLLIVVHSSLGAQDEYSRQVDNVGDIMLPGAGRVAAAGRTASSLRKVLAGRISSKFRQLTVDVTVQAMSAVQVQVTGDAVRPGTYVLNGLATVTNALYQAGGPQKTGSMRHISLLRSGHPAKNIDLYDFVLKGNKDKDVILKDGDSIFVYPVGPTIVISGEVVRPGRYEPDFPMTLGQAIKMAGGTKPGGYLKSVQVERVENGEYRVLLSENIDGKTSFALQPGDQVIVSTVRQDPTNQVEINGLVGAPGMYGYKDGMRVSELIKMSQGLAKDKEIYGPRADILRIEPLKGTQIISFNLDKALNGDVSNNIELHKLDRVFVYSPDQVAFQPRLVTLEGCVARPGTYKRTGGMRVSDAIAAGGGVLPQAYLQRANLIRIKPDNTTSLIRVDLQEALSGVPEANVELQDRDKLTVYTHDEVQWQNHNVRIEGAVQKPGTYTRSENMRVSDLIFLAGGLMPEAADTVEVAHCSQLGCSVVNKIKAADLKPESQTNILLSDLDVVTVPSNNPYLREPNVVYIDGEVAKPGPYVLTSPDEKLTDVIKRAGGLTQYADMSGLLFLRDKDTFENAHQNRDSDVILEKAQLFADKQFLTQLAQMGVKLPEDFMLSDNKNADVLTRPVDVQGNPKLETGNTQTEMAADEASKQKAEDIMRTMAKEKEPDQLSAMGAPMDENNAGSKEDEVKPKLLNVTSTRISINLANALKDPNSPNNLPLRDGDRIYIPKITTIVTVIGAVLHPHPSAAVPGQSVDYYIKRSGGYAQDAARANVVVVKSNGDALPKGDVKYVGAGDIIVVPNSGLIDIAKKWERAGTVTKVISDVFSSLYMIARL, from the coding sequence ATGAAGCACATTAATATCTTTTCAATGATTACCGTTTTTCTAATTCTCGTCACGAGTGCCTCGGTTGCTGATACGACAAATACTACAACAGCTAAGCCCACGGTTCAAACTCAAACTGGAACAAACAACGGTACTAACACTAATTTCAGGACCCAAAAACAGGGATCCACGCCCGTAGAGGGCGCTGTTGCTGAGCAAACAAAGGCCGAGGAACTGCAGGAATCCGAAGTTCTTGTCCAGCAGAAAATGGCGGATATAAAGGGTGTGCTTGAAGACGTTAATACTCGCATTGACGATCTGCGCAGACAAACATCCCGACCGATGCAGGTAAATATGGATCGTTTGGCCAGGGACCTTAAGGCAGCTGAGGATGAGCTTAATGGGATAGACATTACAAAGCTTTCCCCTCTTACCAAACTGCAGCGTGAGCAGCTTCAGGACAAGATGTTCGAGTGCGACCTGTCTATGGAGATACTCAACCGGCGTTGGAACAGCGAGTGGAATGTTTTCGGAATGGATTTCTTCCAGAGCGCACCACCTGTCGGCTCGCCGGACAACAGGCAGGTGCCTGACAATTATATTATTCGAAAGGGAGATACCCTTCTTATTGTTGTCCACAGCAGTCTGGGGGCTCAGGATGAGTATTCACGCCAGGTGGATAATGTCGGAGACATCATGCTTCCCGGAGCCGGACGGGTGGCAGCCGCCGGACGAACCGCGTCAAGCCTGCGGAAAGTGCTGGCGGGAAGGATATCGTCAAAATTCCGCCAGTTGACTGTAGATGTTACGGTCCAAGCCATGTCTGCGGTTCAGGTACAGGTAACCGGAGACGCGGTAAGACCTGGCACATATGTGCTTAACGGTTTGGCTACGGTGACAAATGCCCTTTATCAGGCAGGCGGTCCCCAAAAGACAGGATCCATGCGCCATATATCGCTTCTGAGGAGCGGCCATCCTGCAAAAAATATCGACCTGTATGATTTCGTCCTGAAAGGCAATAAAGACAAGGATGTCATCCTCAAAGATGGGGACTCTATATTTGTATATCCGGTAGGTCCGACAATTGTGATCAGCGGCGAGGTAGTACGCCCTGGCCGCTACGAACCGGATTTCCCGATGACCCTGGGACAGGCAATCAAGATGGCTGGAGGCACTAAACCTGGCGGGTATCTTAAAAGCGTCCAGGTAGAGCGAGTCGAGAACGGCGAATACAGGGTGCTGCTCAGCGAAAATATTGATGGAAAAACGTCGTTTGCACTTCAGCCGGGCGACCAGGTCATCGTTTCGACAGTCAGGCAGGATCCCACCAATCAGGTCGAAATAAACGGGCTGGTGGGCGCACCGGGGATGTACGGTTACAAAGATGGTATGCGCGTCAGCGAACTGATAAAGATGTCGCAGGGCTTGGCAAAAGATAAAGAGATATATGGCCCGAGAGCCGATATTTTGCGCATTGAACCGCTGAAGGGCACCCAGATAATATCTTTCAACCTGGACAAAGCTCTAAATGGTGATGTGAGCAACAACATAGAATTGCACAAGCTGGATCGCGTGTTTGTTTATTCTCCCGATCAAGTAGCGTTCCAACCCAGGCTTGTTACTCTAGAAGGTTGTGTGGCTCGGCCGGGAACCTACAAAAGGACCGGCGGGATGAGAGTGAGCGACGCTATCGCGGCGGGAGGCGGCGTGCTGCCTCAAGCCTACTTGCAGCGCGCAAACCTGATACGCATTAAGCCCGACAATACGACGAGTCTGATTAGAGTAGACCTGCAGGAGGCATTAAGCGGCGTTCCTGAAGCAAATGTGGAATTGCAGGATCGTGACAAATTGACTGTCTACACTCATGATGAGGTCCAGTGGCAAAACCATAATGTGCGTATCGAAGGGGCCGTACAAAAGCCGGGAACATACACAAGGTCCGAGAACATGCGAGTCAGCGACCTGATTTTTCTTGCCGGAGGCCTGATGCCTGAAGCGGCGGATACTGTAGAAGTTGCACATTGTTCTCAGCTCGGCTGCAGTGTGGTAAATAAAATAAAAGCTGCTGACTTGAAGCCGGAAAGCCAGACGAATATACTATTGAGCGACCTCGATGTTGTGACTGTCCCCTCCAACAATCCGTATCTGCGCGAACCTAATGTGGTTTATATAGATGGAGAAGTGGCAAAACCCGGACCTTATGTACTGACCAGCCCGGATGAAAAGCTGACCGACGTGATTAAGAGAGCGGGCGGACTGACACAATATGCCGATATGAGCGGTCTTTTGTTTCTAAGAGATAAAGATACTTTCGAGAATGCGCATCAGAACCGAGATTCGGATGTGATCCTGGAGAAAGCACAGCTCTTTGCAGACAAGCAGTTCCTCACACAATTGGCACAAATGGGTGTAAAACTACCTGAAGACTTTATGCTCTCCGACAACAAAAATGCCGATGTGTTGACCAGGCCGGTGGATGTTCAGGGAAATCCGAAGTTGGAAACCGGCAATACGCAGACCGAAATGGCGGCGGACGAAGCGAGTAAACAAAAAGCCGAAGACATTATGCGCACGATGGCGAAAGAAAAAGAACCGGACCAACTCAGTGCGATGGGCGCGCCAATGGATGAGAACAATGCCGGTTCCAAGGAAGATGAAGTAAAACCAAAGCTCCTTAATGTTACGAGCACGCGAATTTCTATTAATCTTGCAAACGCACTCAAAGATCCAAACTCTCCCAATAATTTGCCGCTGCGCGATGGTGACAGGATATACATTCCGAAAATTACTACTATAGTTACCGTGATAGGAGCAGTGCTGCACCCGCATCCATCCGCTGCGGTGCCGGGTCAAAGTGTCGATTACTACATAAAAAGATCGGGCGGTTACGCTCAGGATGCCGCGCGGGCCAATGTGGTCGTCGTTAAGTCTAACGGAGATGCGCTGCCGAAAGGCGACGTCAAATATGTGGGCGCAGGCGACATCATTGTTGTTCCTAACTCAGGCCTGATCGATATCGCAAAGAAATGGGAGAGAGCCGGCACGGTGACTAAAGTAATATCCGATGTGTTCAGCTCGTTATACATGATTGCAAGGCTTTAA
- a CDS encoding NlpC/P60 family protein — MPFRRLCAWIFAGLLAATAITVRLAIMTPGVRILLIGTLLFGMFTGLIYLIKQSGLHPRALYPGLFFIALFVVWMVLADRPPNVPLFRATYVKRLMKFEGTRYVRGGETTSGIDCAGLARSALWQAMLVEGGREFNPELIGKNFWEFWWRDLSVNAILNGDYGYTKKIGRAARLAGYDTSKLESGDMAVVGDGVHVLVYLGHGRWIEADPDNKKVVINKAPAKSKRAWFNVPVTFVRWKILQEPHKN, encoded by the coding sequence ATGCCGTTTCGAAGGCTTTGCGCATGGATTTTTGCCGGCTTGCTGGCAGCCACAGCAATAACCGTCAGGCTGGCTATAATGACGCCGGGTGTGAGGATATTGCTGATTGGAACACTGCTTTTTGGCATGTTTACCGGATTGATATATCTCATTAAACAATCCGGCTTACATCCGCGCGCCCTCTATCCAGGACTTTTCTTCATTGCATTGTTTGTGGTCTGGATGGTTCTTGCTGACAGGCCGCCTAATGTGCCTTTGTTTCGAGCGACTTATGTCAAACGTCTGATGAAATTCGAAGGCACACGCTACGTCCGGGGTGGTGAGACAACCAGCGGGATCGATTGTGCAGGGCTTGCGCGCAGCGCACTATGGCAGGCTATGTTGGTAGAAGGAGGACGCGAGTTTAATCCGGAGCTTATCGGCAAGAATTTCTGGGAGTTCTGGTGGCGTGATTTGAGCGTCAATGCAATACTTAATGGTGATTACGGTTATACGAAGAAAATAGGCAGAGCAGCCAGACTTGCAGGGTATGATACTTCTAAGCTGGAATCGGGGGATATGGCTGTTGTGGGGGATGGGGTCCATGTCCTTGTCTATCTAGGTCATGGCAGATGGATCGAAGCGGACCCGGATAATAAGAAAGTTGTTATAAACAAGGCTCCTGCAAAATCCAAGCGCGCATGGTTCAATGTTCCCGTTACTTTTGTGCGCTGGAAGATTTTGCAAGAACCTCACAAAAACTGA
- a CDS encoding metal ABC transporter permease gives MLSAFHDSFLQTALVASLIVGAVCAYLGVYVVLRRIVFVGAALAQVSSAGVGLALCTGSNPSIVSLVLTLGGVAAFSIKSRDRRTTQESLIGIGYALASALAVLFVAKSAQGEGRMLDVLSGNILTVTPGQIWLMAGAGMAAIAVHSLLCKQFLFSMFDPETARACGIKSGWWDLLFFLILGVIISLAIRLAGTLLVFAFLVIPAVTGLLLSQRLGRIYAIAIGSSAIATVCGLYASFKMDLPSGPAIVACMFLLLITGWVISKLRH, from the coding sequence ATGCTTAGCGCTTTTCACGATTCATTTCTTCAAACAGCATTGGTTGCCAGCCTGATAGTAGGGGCGGTGTGCGCATATCTCGGCGTATACGTAGTGCTGCGGCGGATAGTTTTTGTCGGAGCAGCTCTCGCTCAAGTATCGAGTGCGGGCGTCGGTCTGGCGCTGTGCACGGGCAGCAATCCGTCTATCGTATCTCTGGTTCTTACGCTGGGTGGAGTGGCGGCGTTTTCAATAAAGTCGAGAGACCGACGGACAACACAGGAAAGCCTGATTGGAATCGGCTATGCGCTGGCGTCGGCGCTGGCCGTGCTCTTTGTCGCCAAAAGTGCCCAGGGCGAAGGCCGGATGCTGGATGTGCTCTCAGGCAATATACTGACCGTAACACCCGGCCAGATATGGCTTATGGCTGGAGCAGGCATGGCGGCTATAGCCGTGCATTCGCTGCTTTGCAAGCAGTTTCTGTTCTCTATGTTCGACCCGGAGACTGCTCGCGCTTGCGGAATCAAATCCGGATGGTGGGACCTGCTCTTCTTCCTGATACTGGGGGTTATAATCTCTCTGGCTATTCGGCTTGCCGGAACGCTGCTGGTGTTTGCATTCCTGGTGATTCCTGCGGTTACGGGACTGCTGCTAAGCCAGCGCCTGGGTAGGATTTATGCCATCGCAATCGGATCATCAGCCATAGCGACAGTATGCGGGTTGTATGCTTCCTTTAAGATGGACTTGCCGTCAGGCCCGGCGATAGTCGCCTGCATGTTCCTCCTGCTGATCACAGGATGGGTGATATCCAAACTAAGGCACTAA
- a CDS encoding metal ABC transporter ATP-binding protein, whose protein sequence is MLKATDNKEIQLHINEMLSFDHADLGYGNNKVLCDLNFVLNEGDFLGIVGPNGTGKTTMLKAMLGILKPLAGHVHRNSETRFGYVPQRQFIDEVFPLTVMDIALMGRYPLLGAIRRPSRRDRDYALECLSHVGIADLAQKAYRELSGGQKQRALIARALAAEPKVMILDEPTNDMDIGSEHAIMELLSDLHESDNITIVMVSHLLNVIINYVEKIALIDGGLRMIGNIDEVLSSKNLSDIYEVGVEVGAFGGQRVIVTGGRDA, encoded by the coding sequence ATGCTTAAAGCTACAGACAATAAAGAAATTCAATTACATATAAATGAAATGCTCTCCTTCGACCATGCTGATCTAGGTTACGGCAACAATAAAGTTTTGTGCGATCTCAATTTCGTGCTCAATGAAGGAGACTTTCTGGGTATAGTGGGGCCTAACGGCACCGGCAAGACGACTATGCTCAAAGCGATGCTTGGAATATTAAAGCCTTTAGCCGGACATGTCCACAGAAATTCAGAGACTCGATTTGGGTACGTCCCACAAAGACAGTTTATAGACGAGGTCTTTCCGCTTACCGTTATGGATATAGCTCTCATGGGCAGATATCCGCTGCTTGGAGCTATCAGACGACCTTCAAGACGAGATAGAGACTATGCACTGGAGTGCCTTTCTCATGTTGGGATCGCAGACCTTGCGCAAAAGGCGTATCGAGAACTCAGCGGCGGCCAGAAGCAGCGGGCGCTTATTGCTCGCGCCCTCGCAGCCGAACCGAAAGTAATGATCCTTGATGAGCCGACTAACGACATGGACATCGGCAGCGAGCACGCGATAATGGAGCTTTTAAGCGATCTTCACGAGTCCGATAATATCACAATAGTAATGGTCAGCCACCTGCTTAACGTCATCATCAACTACGTCGAGAAAATCGCCCTTATAGATGGAGGGTTACGGATGATCGGCAATATAGACGAAGTCCTGTCATCAAAAAACCTCTCGGATATATACGAGGTCGGGGTAGAAGTCGGCGCTTTCGGTGGACAGAGGGTGATAGTCACAGGAGGCAGAGATGCTTAG
- a CDS encoding metal ABC transporter substrate-binding protein, translated as MKALMRIAIILALLCGASSAFAAIDIVASTPELADIAKQVGGNKVHVYSIAKANQDYHMIEPRPSDVSKIARADMVVRVGLDLDMWFDALSNAASNPKVRRGARGYVDASERIKKLEVPKGQITGASGDIHVYGNPHYFYDPENAKIIADNILEGLDRVSPDNKSYFKDNCKEFSEKIDHKMDQWKKELAPYKGERVVTYHQSAIYFLRRFGLKSFGTLEVKPGIPPSASHISSLIKRMKDHHIKAVAIESIYPKRFPDLIERQTGAKYQVVPYSVGSMGTKSYIDMIDMWVDKYKQALR; from the coding sequence ATGAAAGCATTAATGCGTATAGCTATAATATTAGCGCTCCTTTGCGGAGCATCATCCGCGTTTGCCGCGATAGATATCGTAGCATCTACACCCGAACTTGCCGACATAGCAAAACAGGTAGGCGGCAATAAAGTCCATGTCTATTCGATTGCCAAAGCAAACCAGGATTATCATATGATCGAGCCTAGGCCGTCCGATGTATCTAAGATTGCGCGTGCCGATATGGTCGTGCGCGTTGGGCTTGACCTGGATATGTGGTTTGATGCGCTTTCCAACGCAGCAAGTAATCCCAAAGTAAGACGCGGTGCTCGCGGCTATGTAGACGCGTCGGAGAGAATAAAAAAACTCGAGGTCCCCAAAGGACAGATAACAGGAGCATCAGGCGACATTCATGTCTATGGAAACCCGCACTATTTCTATGATCCGGAAAATGCCAAGATCATAGCTGATAACATTCTAGAAGGTCTGGATAGAGTATCGCCTGACAACAAGTCATATTTCAAAGATAACTGTAAGGAGTTTTCTGAGAAGATAGACCACAAAATGGATCAATGGAAGAAAGAACTCGCTCCATATAAGGGTGAAAGAGTTGTCACCTATCATCAAAGCGCAATCTATTTCCTGCGCAGGTTCGGCCTGAAGTCTTTCGGCACTCTGGAGGTCAAGCCAGGGATTCCGCCGTCCGCTTCTCATATATCGAGCTTGATAAAGCGGATGAAAGATCATCATATTAAGGCTGTGGCAATTGAATCCATTTACCCGAAGCGTTTTCCTGATCTCATAGAAAGACAAACGGGGGCAAAATATCAGGTGGTTCCTTATTCTGTAGGCTCAATGGGCACTAAGAGCTATATCGATATGATTGACATGTGGGTCGACAAATACAAACAGGCCCTACGCTAA
- a CDS encoding alcohol dehydrogenase catalytic domain-containing protein, whose product MKSKGLFGKKYLDIQLRESEIGPLDEDHVLVKVKACGVCGTDINFVRDWADDHMPLGHEISAEVVEVGKNVKSVKPGDCVIVEDCSMCGVCEDCKSGNPQFCRNMYDMEGQPGMGEYMSVRFNSLNKYDGLDHVSASLTEPLAVSLTAVLNADIPLGGKVAVLGNGPLGLMAARLAKLKGASFVAITGLVADNARESARFDLAKKFGVDMAIEVGKQSVEDEILSRFPKGMDRVIVTSPPQSMLDAFKIIRFGGLITFLGLHFGGKNKIEVDVNDLIFRKIRLIPTFAEPAINFPISNRLLRDGLVDAKDLVTTTFGFDDAKAVMTSVVDGSGPIIKAVMVP is encoded by the coding sequence ATGAAAAGCAAAGGACTCTTCGGTAAGAAGTATCTTGACATACAACTCCGCGAGAGCGAGATAGGCCCGCTTGACGAGGATCACGTGCTGGTGAAGGTCAAGGCATGCGGCGTGTGTGGGACCGATATCAACTTCGTCCGTGACTGGGCAGATGACCACATGCCGCTGGGCCATGAAATATCGGCAGAGGTAGTCGAGGTCGGAAAGAACGTAAAGTCGGTCAAACCAGGCGACTGCGTAATAGTGGAAGACTGCTCCATGTGCGGGGTCTGCGAGGACTGCAAGAGCGGCAACCCGCAGTTTTGCCGCAATATGTATGATATGGAAGGTCAGCCCGGCATGGGCGAGTATATGTCCGTCCGGTTCAACAGTCTGAACAAGTATGACGGTCTTGATCATGTGTCGGCATCTCTGACCGAGCCGCTGGCCGTATCGCTCACGGCAGTGCTCAATGCGGATATCCCGCTCGGCGGCAAAGTGGCTGTGCTTGGAAACGGTCCTCTGGGTCTGATGGCTGCAAGGCTTGCCAAACTCAAGGGAGCCAGTTTTGTTGCTATAACCGGCCTGGTCGCCGACAATGCCCGTGAGAGCGCCCGCTTTGATCTGGCAAAGAAGTTCGGCGTAGATATGGCGATAGAAGTAGGCAAGCAGAGTGTGGAGGATGAGATTCTATCCAGGTTCCCCAAGGGTATGGACAGGGTGATCGTCACATCACCCCCGCAGAGCATGCTGGATGCATTTAAGATAATCCGGTTCGGCGGCCTGATAACGTTCCTGGGTCTGCACTTCGGTGGAAAGAACAAGATTGAGGTTGACGTAAACGACCTTATCTTCCGAAAGATAAGACTCATCCCGACATTTGCAGAGCCGGCCATCAACTTCCCGATTTCAAACCGTTTGCTGCGCGATGGCCTGGTGGACGCAAAAGACCTTGTCACCACCACATTCGGTTTTGATGACGCGAAGGCTGTTATGACCTCTGTTGTTGACGGAAGCGGGCCGATCATTAAGGCAGTTATGGTTCCGTAA
- a CDS encoding DegT/DnrJ/EryC1/StrS family aminotransferase — protein sequence MSEKLAIDGGAPVLARSDFKNWPIIGNDERRLVNEVLDSGILAGGTAPQVKGLEKEWAAYNGAKHCLTTCSGTAALHMALAAAGVGPGDEVITSAFTFLASASCAIHQNAIPVFVDIDPKTYCMDPAKLEAAITERTKAIIPVHIQGCPADMDPIMAIAKKHNLFVIEDACQAHGALYKGKKVGTIGNVGCFSLNNFKNLCGGEGGLFITDDEDILNKAALVRCFGDEVDEVSRRRVYNASILGYMYRNQELPAALCRAQLMHLDEFNTTRIANADYLTKELSKIPGVIPPYCPPEGKHVYFMYNVRFDPKAAGVDCDPLKFRIAVEKALYKEGMLLGQWQTMPVPAQDLFQSKLGYGGSGYPWSINEAKGIKYDYSVDQFPVAKNLCDTYTIVHGIHAPNGKDLMDKFIVAVKKVFADLHTAIAHADDEIYPGADGKLYGAG from the coding sequence ATGTCTGAGAAATTGGCAATTGACGGCGGCGCCCCGGTGCTGGCGCGAAGCGATTTTAAGAACTGGCCCATTATCGGTAATGACGAGCGCAGGCTGGTTAACGAGGTGCTCGACAGCGGCATCCTTGCCGGCGGTACTGCCCCGCAGGTAAAGGGTCTTGAAAAAGAGTGGGCGGCCTATAATGGCGCAAAGCACTGCCTTACCACCTGTTCGGGCACGGCTGCTCTTCACATGGCTCTCGCCGCTGCAGGAGTCGGACCCGGCGATGAGGTTATCACATCGGCGTTCACGTTCCTTGCATCAGCTTCATGTGCTATTCATCAGAATGCGATCCCGGTCTTTGTCGACATCGACCCCAAGACCTACTGCATGGACCCTGCCAAGCTGGAAGCCGCAATTACCGAGCGCACTAAGGCTATCATTCCCGTCCATATCCAGGGCTGCCCCGCCGATATGGACCCGATAATGGCAATCGCCAAGAAGCACAATCTCTTCGTGATAGAAGACGCCTGCCAGGCCCATGGAGCCTTGTATAAAGGCAAGAAAGTCGGCACCATCGGTAACGTCGGTTGCTTCAGCTTGAACAACTTCAAGAACCTCTGCGGAGGCGAGGGCGGTCTGTTCATCACTGACGACGAAGATATTCTCAACAAGGCTGCGCTGGTCCGCTGTTTCGGCGACGAGGTAGATGAAGTTAGCCGCCGCAGGGTATATAACGCCTCTATTCTGGGCTATATGTATCGCAACCAGGAACTTCCTGCAGCTCTCTGCCGCGCACAGCTCATGCACCTGGATGAGTTCAATACAACTCGCATCGCAAACGCCGATTATCTTACCAAAGAACTGAGCAAGATTCCCGGCGTCATACCGCCATATTGCCCGCCGGAGGGCAAGCACGTTTACTTTATGTATAACGTCAGGTTCGATCCGAAGGCTGCCGGAGTCGATTGTGATCCTCTGAAGTTTAGAATCGCTGTGGAGAAGGCGCTTTATAAAGAGGGAATGCTGCTGGGTCAGTGGCAGACCATGCCAGTCCCCGCACAGGACCTCTTCCAGAGCAAGCTCGGTTACGGCGGCTCGGGCTATCCGTGGAGCATCAATGAGGCCAAGGGCATCAAGTATGACTACAGCGTGGATCAGTTCCCTGTAGCTAAGAACCTCTGCGACACTTACACAATCGTTCACGGAATCCATGCTCCTAACGGCAAGGACCTGATGGACAAGTTTATTGTAGCAGTGAAGAAGGTCTTCGCCGATCTGCATACTGCTATCGCTCATGCAGATGACGAGATCTACCCTGGAGCCGACGGAAAACTCTATGGCGCAGGTTAG